In the Exiguobacterium aurantiacum genome, one interval contains:
- a CDS encoding tyrosine-type recombinase/integrase has translation MELEKKQQAFEVALRELTGANPKLAEALKKDHIDLEALNDVEVIELFWATELFPIYVDKSPHTRRAYKLDLEFILSFVMTKTDGLKYLTVLDIHRYLFEVNEQYAPRTVQRKNNMLKRLLTYLHVNQYHLHNLAFHVKNQQRAEPLRREVDFDEIERIAESFRHTVKRAQKKELMELRNETIGYLLLTTGMRAVELLSIKFTDVKRNQNTSYLEVKGKRDKWRRIPLTEKATHLVNRLQTLMMIEEVSSPFIAFSTKKVDKAITYEALRLMTNQAVEHVANKEKTPPHWFRRAYITKLLVNGSPLSVVMHLVGHESITTTNNYLQSINELSILTTNFIPYK, from the coding sequence ATGGAACTTGAGAAAAAGCAGCAGGCATTCGAAGTAGCGTTGCGAGAACTGACCGGGGCAAATCCCAAATTGGCCGAAGCATTAAAGAAGGACCATATCGATCTCGAGGCTTTGAATGATGTCGAGGTCATCGAATTGTTTTGGGCGACGGAACTGTTTCCGATCTATGTGGACAAGAGTCCGCACACGCGACGCGCGTATAAACTGGATCTCGAGTTTATTCTCAGTTTTGTAATGACGAAAACAGACGGATTAAAATACCTGACTGTGCTCGATATCCATCGTTACCTATTCGAGGTGAACGAACAGTATGCCCCACGCACAGTGCAGCGAAAGAACAACATGTTGAAGCGTCTCCTAACCTACCTCCACGTCAACCAGTATCATCTACATAACCTGGCCTTCCATGTGAAGAACCAGCAGCGCGCTGAGCCGCTCCGGCGTGAGGTCGACTTCGATGAGATCGAGCGGATCGCCGAGTCGTTCCGCCATACCGTCAAACGAGCACAAAAAAAGGAGCTCATGGAGCTCCGGAATGAGACAATCGGCTATTTGTTATTAACGACGGGTATGCGGGCGGTAGAACTGCTCTCAATTAAGTTCACCGACGTCAAGCGGAATCAGAACACATCCTACCTCGAAGTAAAGGGGAAACGTGACAAGTGGCGCCGCATCCCGCTAACCGAGAAGGCGACCCATCTTGTGAACCGACTGCAGACATTGATGATGATTGAGGAGGTCTCGTCCCCTTTCATCGCCTTCAGCACGAAAAAAGTCGATAAGGCGATCACTTATGAAGCCCTGCGGCTGATGACCAATCAGGCGGTCGAGCATGTCGCGAACAAAGAGAAGACCCCGCCCCACTGGTTCCGTCGGGCTTACATCACAAAACTCCTGGTGAACGGTAGTCCTCTCTCAGTAGTTATGCATTTAGTCGGACACGAATCAATCACTACGACTAACAACTACCTACAGTCTATTAATGAGTTATCAATCCTGACTACTAATTTTATACCTTATAAATAA